TaggtgtagttaatccgaccctctttGCCTAGTCATCggcattttacctgctgttgttgtgttaactGATTAgctgtggttgtctcacctgtcGTCTTAGCTaactctcccaatcaacacctgcgattactttatgccttgctgtatgtctctctcaaatgtccatatgccttgtatactgttgttcaggttagttatcattgttttagtttacaatggagcccctagttccactcttcatacctctgacacctcttttgtcccacctcccacacatgcggtgaccacacccattataaccagcatgtccagagatacaatctctcttatcatcacccggtgcctgggcttacctccgctgtacccgcaccccaccgtACCCCTGTCTGCCCATTATGCCCTGAAtttattctaccacgcccagaaatctgctcctctTATTCTTTGTCACCAACGCTCTAggtgaccagttttgatagcctttagccgcacccacatcctctgttcctcgggtgatgtggaggtaaacccaggccctgcatgtccccaggcacccccatttgttgacttctgtgatcgaaaaagccttggtttcatgcatgtcaacatcagaagcctcctccctaagtttgttttactcgctgctttagcacactccaccaaccttgatgtccttgccgtgtctgaatcctggcttaggatgGCCACCAAAAATTATTtaatttccatacccaactataacattttccgtcaagatagaactgccaaagggggaggagttagccTGCAAAATAATGTCCTACTTTCCAGGTCCattacccaaacagtttgaacttctaattttaaaaatgaatctctccagaaataagtctctcactgttgccgcctgctaccgacccccctcagctcccagctgtgccctcgacaccatctagcttcagagttttttctgttaggtgacctaaactgggatatgcttaacaccccggcagtcctacaatctaagctagatgccctcaatctcacacaaatcatcaaggaacccaccaggtacaaccctaaatctgtaaacgtGGGCACCCTcgtagacattatcctgaccaacttgccctccaaatcaaaagaccacccctcatcactgtcaaactcgtcctaaaacacttctgcgagcaggcctttctaattgacctggcccgggtatcctggaaggatattgacctcatcccgtcagttgaggatgcctggtcattctttaaaagtaacttcctcaccatcttagataagcatgccccgttcaaaaaatgcagaactaagaacagatatagctcttggttcactccagaactgactgccctcgaccagcacaaaaacatcctgtggcggactgcaatagcatcaaatagtccccgcgatattcaactgttcagggaagtcaggaaccaatacacgttctgggacactgtaaaaagttctgggacactgtaaagtccatggagaacaagagccccccctcccagctgcccactgcactgaggctaggtaacatggtcaccaccaataaatccatgataatcgaaaacttcaacaagcatttctcaacggctggccatgccttccacctggctactccaacctcggccaacagctccgccccccccgcaACTACTCGCCCAAGCGTcgccagcttctcctttacccaaatccagatagcagatgttctgaaagacctGTAGAACccggacccatacaaatcagcagggctttACAATCTAGACCCTCTATTTCTTaaactatctgccgccattgtcgcaacccctactaccagtctgttcaacctctctttcatgtcgTCTGAGAACctcaaggattggaaagctgccgcggtcatccccctcttcaaagggggagacaccctggacccaaactgttacagacctatatccatcctgccctgcctatctaaggtcttcgaaagccaagttaataaacagatcactgaccatctcgaatcccaccgtaccttctctgctgtgcaatctggtttccgagatggtcacgggtgcacctcagccacgctcaaggtactaaatgatatcataaccgccatcgataaaagacagtactgtgcagccgtcttcatcgacctggccaaggctttcgactctgtcaatcaccatattcttatcggcagactcagtagcctcgctttttctgatgactgccttgcctggttcaccaactactttgcagacagagttcagtgtgtcaaatcggagagcatgttgtccggtcctctggaagtctttatgggggtgccagggttcaattctcgggccgactcttttctctgtatatatcaatgatgttgttcTTGCTGCGGGCAAtttcctgatccacctctacgctgacgacaccattctgtatacatctggcctttccttggacactgtgctatctaacctccaaacaagcttcaatgccatacaacaatccttccgtggcctccaactgcgcTTAAACGCtaataaaaccaaatgcatgcttttcaaccgttcgctgcctgcacccgcccgcccgactagcatcacaaccctggacagttccgacctagaatatgtggacatctataagtacctaggtgtctggcaagactgtaaactctccttccagactcatattaaatatctccaatccaaaatcaaatcatgaatcggctttctatttcgcaacaaagcctccactcacgccgccaaacttaccctagtaaaactgattatcctaccgaccctcgacttcggcgatgtcatctacaaaatagcttccaatactctactcagcaaactagatgcagtttatcatagtgccatccgttttgttactaaaacaccttataccacccaccactgcgacctgtatgctctagtcggctggccctcgctacatattcgtcgccagacccactggctccaggtcatctataagtccacGCTAGGTAAAGCTCCGATCATCCCAAAAGCCAAcatctcatttggccgcctttccttccagttctctgctgcctgtgactggaacgaattgcaaaaattgctgaagttggagacttttatccccctcaccaactttaaacatctgctatctgagcagctaactgatcgctacagctgtacatagtccacctgtaaatagcccacccagtctacctacctcatccccatactgtttttaattatatacttttctgctcttttgcacaccagtatctctacttgcacatgctCATCTgatgatttatcactccagtgttaatctgctaaattgtaattattcactcctatggcctatttattgcctacctcctcatgccttttgcacacaatgaaTGAAAGGgcctatattggagaccaaaagttgtctggcacactgcttaggaTTTCAACAACTTGAATAACTTATTTCTAGCCTACAATCATCAATGTTACTACttatgtgaaaacaagacaaaattaCTTGTTGCTAACTTGACTGTTTTAATTGTCAAATTTAAAAgacgtcaattgttgtacaacttcATGGGTACACTCTGGGTATCACCTTTTACCTCAAATAAAcagtggatttctgctgttgtgggcctttaaccatctgtctgactttgtcgttcacacaggagagagacgggacaatcgtggatcctctggggagcctaaACAACATCATGACGCTGACGAGGCAAAGACAAGTCTCTCCACATCAGATCTCCTCAAGAAACACCAGCGGAGACACACACGGAAGAAATCtatctgctgctctgactgtgggaaaagaTTGAACTCTTCATCAGACCTTAAAATACATCAaagaattcacacaggagagaaaccttacggctgtgatcaatgtgggaagagttttactcagcgaTGCAACCTGATAGTACACCAGCGgggacacacaggagagaaaccttttagctgtgatcagtgtgggaagagttttactacatctagttATCTAACTATACACCAcagaatacacactggagagaaaccttacggctgtgatcaatgtgggaagagttttactcagctaAGCAGCCTGATAGTACACCagcggacacacacaggagagaaaccttgtggctgtgatcaatgtgggaagagatactctgataaaagatctctgattaaacatcagaaaatacatggagttgtttcatgatatcaattaaataatgtcacaatgtagaatgttttaacattgtagtaggtgtattttaatgatgtcacaatgtagaatgttttaacattgtagtaggagtattttaataatgtcacaatgtagaaccctAAACATTTGCCCCCTGTTCACTTGATTTcagcatgatatggatattagcctcaaGGGGAAAATCCCGGCTCTGAAATGAAGGAGTACTATTTATATGATTTAACAAAAAGTGACTAACAAAAAAAGtcccacttgaatcaaaatgcaacacttgtttaggttttcaatttatcccaaactgtttctacatattggttattgatttggacacgttaaaactgtgttttgacattggggCTATCCCACCTAGCAAAATATAATTGAATAGAATAATATGTTTCCTCTTGAAGTCAGACATGTCCTTGGTAAGGACAACTTGGTTGCTGATTGTCTCAAGGCAGTCAAAAATATTTGTGTTTTGACACGTTTTTATTCACATTTAGCCAAATGTAATTGAAAAGATGTCTTCTCAACACAACTTCATTTCAACATACTTGCAGTGTAATAAATTGGTCTATAATCAATTTTATTAACAATGTAacatcactccagtatttcttGACAACATTGAAGTGCTAAttgtctttattccactactgaagaagcatgattcaaatcacctcatatttcaaacattcagcctgacaaaatatacatgttttattattccatgcctcaccaTTAAGTGATTTATTCACAATACATATTAACAAAGGGGTGTACATTTGGTTTTgatatttcatatttacaattCATGTAATATTTAGTACTAATTATTTATGCAACCAACTGACCATTTTTgggtacaattatattgacattgttgcCCTGCTTTTAGAATATCAGGCTTCATTCTCAGATGTGCCAAACCAAATGTACTATAGCATAACATTGGGGACTGGGCCCCGATCCGACAACATGCCTATctagtgaaccctgaaaagagagagaagctccgcagtgaggtggaaagttactacagatattgcaggagtttcctcttgaaatcagacatgtcTTTGGTAAGGACAACTTGGGTGCAGATTGTCTCAAGGGTGGGCAGTTAGAAAGATTTGTGTTGTGCGTTTAGGCAGTGCGTTGCCAtggatcacaatttattttgaATGCCCGTTTTTCTGTATTGGAGATGAGTTTTGTTTGGTCTCGTTCCAAGGGGACAAGAGTTCTAGAAGCTGGTGAATTTTAGGAAGACCACAGCTCtcgaagctagtgagttttaggaagaagaga
This genomic stretch from Oncorhynchus clarkii lewisi isolate Uvic-CL-2024 chromosome 13, UVic_Ocla_1.0, whole genome shotgun sequence harbors:
- the LOC139364499 gene encoding zinc finger protein 664-like, giving the protein MSSLSYSPPAEEEVVCWTENEALVKEEVEEKDVTIQKQVEGEAVTVKEEEKDVSVKEEENAFRVKEEEDVTVKDKEENAVFGVEDEVKEDEDVFGMKDEEGEITVILEEDEEEKTGELINTSKYRERRDNRGSSGEPKQHHDADEAKTSLSTSDLLKKHQRRHTRKKSICCSDCGKRLNSSSDLKIHQRIHTGEKPYGCDQCGKSFTQRCNLIVHQRGHTGEKPFSCDQCGKSFTTSSYLTIHHRIHTGEKPYGCDQCGKSFTQLSSLIVHQRTHTGEKPCGCDQCGKRYSDKRSLIKHQKIHGVVS